A portion of the Acanthopagrus latus isolate v.2019 chromosome 21, fAcaLat1.1, whole genome shotgun sequence genome contains these proteins:
- the LOC119010519 gene encoding solute carrier family 12 member 9-like gives MSEKTPLLHYRLTNSTCSEPRDVCKHSGTKAGRGGRRSKGKPARKLGVVFGVVIPTLLSMFSVVVFLRIGFVVGQAGLYQSIAMFLVAYFIITMTVLSVCAISTNGALDAGGAYYMISRALGPEFGGSIGIMFFFANVCSSALYVLGLVEAVMSNFGIPEEGVATVAGPHQVLPSGYWWSLLYGTVLLFLCFIVCLVGAHIYAKAAFIVFLIVTTVLVSVFMSFFIVRPIVVILPDTTSLNITSLSTANYSGFQLHTLEGNLLPKYTVDYTTGAMMSFVTVFAVMFNGCTGIMAGSNMSGDLKNPSYSIPRGTLSAVLTTFITYNLLSLLIACSCERHLLQRDYSFLGDINIWPPMVTVGVYSSTMSAAMSNLIGASRILYALSKDNLFGGVLALAKKTSRSGNPWASVLVSWLLIQVVLFTGKLNTIAGVVTIFFLLVYAAVNLACLALEWASAPNFRPSFRCFTWHTCTLGIIGCLLMMFLINAIYAFASIAFMLLLVMLIHYLGPISNWGFISQALIFHQVRKYLLMLDVRKDHVKFWRPQVLLMVANPRSCTRLMTFINDLKKSGLYVLGHVKLGSLDKLPSDPLQSSYVSWLSLVDRLNIKSFVNLTIADSVRQGVQNLLFITGFGGMRPNTLVLGFYDDHTPEDHLQGKILLSTGHGMDEASPSMEPSEQRSLIFPSLRGTEEPKDLEEEEYVSVIADAVKMGKNMTLARYFNHFDREEVLGSGRKIRGHRSKMGPFIDVWPLNLLRPDTHGCVDVCSLFLLQLASVLQETRAWSQARLRLFLCVEAGCSLRKEEDTKLQVMLKELRISAQVQMVPWDQVVALHWQRQQEEEEAEREDGIQEFPNTPPQLADEYICAVNSLVRRHGAPQPAVRFLYLPRPPADTSYYHAYLHHLDLLSRDLGPTLLIHGVTPVVTTDF, from the exons ATGTCGGAAAAGACTCCTCTTCTACATTACCGACTCACCAACAGCACCTGCTCGGAGCCCAGAGATGTATGCAAACACAGCGGGACCAAGGCGGGCCGAGGTGGCCGACGGTCCAAGGGTAAACCGGCTCGGAAGCTTGGAGTGGTGTTTGGCGTGGTCATACCAACTTTGCTCTCCATGTTTAGCGTCGTTGTGTTTCTGCGAATTG GATTTGTTGTGGGTCAAGCAGGGCTCTATCAATCCATAGCCATGTTCCTTGTGGCCTACTTTATCATCACAATGACCGTGCTTTCAGTCTGTGCCATCTCCACCAATGGGGCTTTAGATGCTGGAGGTGCCTATT ACATGATCAGTCGTGCCCTGGGTCCAGAGTTTGGTGGCAGCATTGggatcatgtttttctttgccaaTGTGTGCAGCAGTGCCCTCTATGTTTTGGGTCTGGTCGAGGCTGTCATGTCTAACTTTGGCATTCCAGAAG AGGGTGTTGCCACTGTTGCAGGTCCCCATCAGGTGTTGCCTTCAGGATACTGGTGGTCACTGCTTTACGGCACCGTCCTGCTCTTCTTGTGTTTCATTGTCTGCTTG GTCGGAGCCCACATCTATGCCAAAGCAGCCTTTATTGTCTTCCTCATAGTCACGACAGTCCTGGTTTCTGTCTTTATGAGCTTCTTTATTGTGAGGCCTATTGTGGTGATTTTACCAGACACAACTAGTTTAAACATTACCAGCCTGAGCACGGCAAATTACTCTGGCTTCCAGCTTCACACCTTGGAGGGCAACCTATTGC CCAAATACACAGTAGACTACACCACTGGTGCCATGATGAgttttgtcactgtgtttgctgtcaTGTTCAACGGCTGCACTGGAATCATGGCAGGTTCAAACATGTCAG GTGACCTGAAAAACCCCAGCTATTCCATCCCAAGAGGAACCCTTTCAGCTGTTCTTACAACTTTCATCACATACAATCTGCTTAGTTTGCTGATTGCGTGTTCCTGTGAACG TCACCTTCTGCAAAGAGACTACAGTTTCCTGGGGGACATCAATATATGGCCACCAATGGTGACAGTTGGGGTTTACTCCTCCACTATGTCTGCTGCCATGAGTAACCTCATAGGAGCCTCTAGGATCCTGTATGCCCTGTCCAAAGACAACCTGTTCG GTGGTGTCCTGGCTCTGGCGAAGAAAACGTCTCGAAGTGGGAACCCCTGGGCCTCAGTGCTCGTCTCCTGGTTGCTTATACAG gtggtgctgttTACTGGTAAATTGAACACCATTGCTGGCGTTGTGaccatcttcttcttgttggtCTATGCTGCTGTGAACTTGGCCTGTTTGGCTCTGGAATGGGCTTCTGCACCCAACTTCAG ACCATCATTTCGTTGTTTTACGTGGCATACCTGCACTCTAGGCATTATTGGCTGCCTGCTCATGATGTTCCTGATAAATGCCATTTACGCATTTGCCAGCATAGCCTTTATGCTGCTGCTTGTGATGCTTATCCACTACCTTGGCCCCATCAGCAACTGGGGCTTCATCAGCCAGGCTCTCATCTTCCACCAG GTGCGCAAATACCTGTTGATGTTGGATGTGCGTAAGGATCATGTGAAGTTCTGGAGGCCCCAGGTCCTGCTGATGGTGGCAAACCCCCGCAGCTGTACACGTCTCATGACTTTTATTAACGACCTGAAGAAAAGTGGCCTCTATGTGCTGGGACATGTAAAGCTTGGATCACTGG ATAAGTTGCCCTCTGATCCTCTGCAGAGCAGTTATGTCTCCTGGCTGTCTCTAGTAGACCGTCTTAACATCAAGTCATTCGTCAATCTTACCATCGCTGACTCTGTACGACAAGGAGTTCAGAACCTGCTTTTCATCACAGGCTTTG GGGGAATGAGGCCAAACACGCTCGTCTTGGGATTCTATGATGACCACACCCCTGAAGACCACCTCCAGGGTAAAATTCTTCTGTCTACTGGTCATGGAATGGATGAAGCGAGTCCATCCATGGAACCCAGTGAGCAACGGTCTCTCATCTTCCCCAGTTTACGGGGAACTGAGGAACCCAAAGACCTTGAGGAGGAGGAATATGTGTCAGTAATTGCTGATGCTGTAAAGATGGGAAAGAATATGACACTGGCTCGTTACTTCAACCATTTTGACCGGGAGGAGGTCCTGGGGTCAGGAAGAAAAATCAGGGGCCACCGGAGCAAGATGGGGCCATTCATTGATGTGTGGCCTCTTAATCTTCTTCGACCAGACACTCATGGTTGTGTGGATGTCTGCTCACTGTTCCTATTACAGCTGGCCAGTGTGCTTCAAGAGACCCGAGCCTGGAGCCAGGCAAGACTCCGCCTCTTTCTATGTGTGGAGGCTGGTTGCAGtctgaggaaggaggaggataCGAAACTCCAGGTGATGCTGAAGGAGCTCAGGATCTCGGCTCAGGTGCAAATGGTGCCATGGGACCAGGTGGTGGCTCTGCACTGGCAGAGacaacaagaggaagaggaagctgaaAGGGAAGATGGTATCCAGGAGTTTCCCAATACTCCTCCTCAGCTGGCTGATGAATACATCTGTGCTGTCAACAGTCTAGTTCGCAGACATGGTGCCCCTCAGCCTGCTGTACGTTTCCTGTATTTGCCCCGCCCACCAGCAGACACAAGCTATTACCATGCCTACCTGCATCACCTGGACCTGTTGAGTCGAGACCTGGGCCCAACATTGCTCATTCATGGGGTCACTCCTGTGGTCACAACTGACTTCTAA
- the thpo gene encoding thrombopoietin isoform X4, with amino-acid sequence MALSRLLLLCMVASEVWDAETKPVDFVCNKVARRALNIVAETESALSECNDAKTFSTLVQLPCTELHIESWKNKSGPAVSPALSCVPQSTLSLNTVLLKYNQLISGKLEWFMVDLEDRCTSQ; translated from the exons ATGGCGTTAAGCA gactcctgctgctctgtatgGTAGCCTCTGAGGTGTGGGATGCTGAGACCAAACCCGTAGATTTTGTGTGTAATAAAGTCGCCAGGAGGGCTTTGAATATTGTGGCAGAGACGGAGAGTGCACTG AGTGAGTGTAATGACGCCAAAACCTTCTCCACATTGGTTCAGCTACCCTGCACCGAGCTCCACATAGAATCCTGGAAGAACAAATCA GGGCCAGCAGTGAGTCCAGCACTGTCTTGTGTTCCCCAAAGCACCTTGAGCCTGAACACAGTCCTGCTGAAGTACAACCAACTGATCTCAGGCAAACTTGAATGGTTCATGGTTGACCTGGAAGACAGATGCACTTCCCAGTGA
- the thpo gene encoding thrombopoietin isoform X3: MALSRLLLLCMVASEVWDAETKPVDFVCNKVARRALNIVAETESALSECNDAKTFSTLVQLPCTELHIESWKNKSQGPAVSPALSCVPQSTLSLNTVLLKYNQLISGKLEWFMVDLEDRCTSQ; the protein is encoded by the exons ATGGCGTTAAGCA gactcctgctgctctgtatgGTAGCCTCTGAGGTGTGGGATGCTGAGACCAAACCCGTAGATTTTGTGTGTAATAAAGTCGCCAGGAGGGCTTTGAATATTGTGGCAGAGACGGAGAGTGCACTG AGTGAGTGTAATGACGCCAAAACCTTCTCCACATTGGTTCAGCTACCCTGCACCGAGCTCCACATAGAATCCTGGAAGAACAAATCA CAGGGGCCAGCAGTGAGTCCAGCACTGTCTTGTGTTCCCCAAAGCACCTTGAGCCTGAACACAGTCCTGCTGAAGTACAACCAACTGATCTCAGGCAAACTTGAATGGTTCATGGTTGACCTGGAAGACAGATGCACTTCCCAGTGA
- the thpo gene encoding thrombopoietin isoform X2 yields the protein MALSRLLLLCMVASEVWDAETKPVDFVCNKVARRALNIVAETESALSECNDAKTFSTLVQLPCTELHIESWKNKSHQGIRGDIVASLRLLIEGVKVVRAQIQPGCAFLPLQRLEHNINNYLLILTHLQLSGPAVSPALSCVPQSTLSLNTVLLKYNQLISGKLEWFMVDLEDRCTSQ from the exons ATGGCGTTAAGCA gactcctgctgctctgtatgGTAGCCTCTGAGGTGTGGGATGCTGAGACCAAACCCGTAGATTTTGTGTGTAATAAAGTCGCCAGGAGGGCTTTGAATATTGTGGCAGAGACGGAGAGTGCACTG AGTGAGTGTAATGACGCCAAAACCTTCTCCACATTGGTTCAGCTACCCTGCACCGAGCTCCACATAGAATCCTGGAAGAACAAATCA CACCAAGGGATAAGAGGGGACATAGTTGCATCCTTGAGGCTTCTTATTGAAGGTGTGAAGGTAGTAAGGGCCCAGATCCAGCCAGGATGTGCCTTTTTGCCACTGCAGAGACTGGAGCACAACATCAACAACTACCTGCTCATTCTCACACACCTTCAGCTGAGT GGGCCAGCAGTGAGTCCAGCACTGTCTTGTGTTCCCCAAAGCACCTTGAGCCTGAACACAGTCCTGCTGAAGTACAACCAACTGATCTCAGGCAAACTTGAATGGTTCATGGTTGACCTGGAAGACAGATGCACTTCCCAGTGA
- the thpo gene encoding thrombopoietin isoform X1, giving the protein MALSRLLLLCMVASEVWDAETKPVDFVCNKVARRALNIVAETESALSECNDAKTFSTLVQLPCTELHIESWKNKSHQGIRGDIVASLRLLIEGVKVVRAQIQPGCAFLPLQRLEHNINNYLLILTHLQLSQGPAVSPALSCVPQSTLSLNTVLLKYNQLISGKLEWFMVDLEDRCTSQ; this is encoded by the exons ATGGCGTTAAGCA gactcctgctgctctgtatgGTAGCCTCTGAGGTGTGGGATGCTGAGACCAAACCCGTAGATTTTGTGTGTAATAAAGTCGCCAGGAGGGCTTTGAATATTGTGGCAGAGACGGAGAGTGCACTG AGTGAGTGTAATGACGCCAAAACCTTCTCCACATTGGTTCAGCTACCCTGCACCGAGCTCCACATAGAATCCTGGAAGAACAAATCA CACCAAGGGATAAGAGGGGACATAGTTGCATCCTTGAGGCTTCTTATTGAAGGTGTGAAGGTAGTAAGGGCCCAGATCCAGCCAGGATGTGCCTTTTTGCCACTGCAGAGACTGGAGCACAACATCAACAACTACCTGCTCATTCTCACACACCTTCAGCTGAGT CAGGGGCCAGCAGTGAGTCCAGCACTGTCTTGTGTTCCCCAAAGCACCTTGAGCCTGAACACAGTCCTGCTGAAGTACAACCAACTGATCTCAGGCAAACTTGAATGGTTCATGGTTGACCTGGAAGACAGATGCACTTCCCAGTGA